A genomic window from Passer domesticus isolate bPasDom1 chromosome Z, bPasDom1.hap1, whole genome shotgun sequence includes:
- the LOC135290727 gene encoding uncharacterized protein LOC135290727 isoform X13, protein MAGPPQPPQPAGHRQAVPGNRWERLPPVPALARLTLSPVPESGGGGCLRGHAANGPDCPVPLSGRGPCQAAAGAERDCSGSHRQGPAALSGIVLLQLPRNALCYQSCNWRSPVAVWRSTCHCKCIFWKCSSGLCSRSLYMLARTTTYRASFK, encoded by the exons ATGGCGGGTCCGCCGCAGCCCCCGCAGCCTGCTGGTCACCGTCAGGCCGTGCCTGGCAACCGCTGGGAGCGGCTGCCGCCGGTCCCGGCTCTTGCCAGGCTCACGCTGTCGCCCGTCCCCGAGTCCGGCGGTGGGGGCTGCCTGCGGGGTCACGCTGCTAACGGCCCTGACTGCCCGGTACCGCTGAGCGGCCGCGGTccgtgccaggctgctgctggagcggAGCGGGATTGTTCTGGGTCACACCGGCAGGGCCCAGCAGCGTTAAGCGGCATCGTGTTACTTCAGCTGCCTCGTAACGCATTGTGTT ACCAGAGCTGCAACTGGAGAAGCCCTGTGGCTGTGTGGAGAAGCACGTGTCACTGCAAGTGCATCTTCTGGAAATGCAGCTCTGGACTTTGCTCCAG GTCCCTTTATATGCTTGCCAGAACTACAACATACCGTGCATCATTTAAGTAA
- the LOC135290727 gene encoding uncharacterized protein LOC135290727 isoform X8 — protein MAGPPQPPQPAGHRQAVPGNRWERLPPVPALARLTLSPVPESGGGGCLRGHAANGPDCPVPLSGRGPCQAAAGAERDCSGSHRQGPAALSGIVLLQLPRNALCSVEGTKHTWEKYLLLLLSEIVPGCPMTDQSCNWRSPVAVWRSTCHCKCIFWKCSSGLCSRY, from the exons ATGGCGGGTCCGCCGCAGCCCCCGCAGCCTGCTGGTCACCGTCAGGCCGTGCCTGGCAACCGCTGGGAGCGGCTGCCGCCGGTCCCGGCTCTTGCCAGGCTCACGCTGTCGCCCGTCCCCGAGTCCGGCGGTGGGGGCTGCCTGCGGGGTCACGCTGCTAACGGCCCTGACTGCCCGGTACCGCTGAGCGGCCGCGGTccgtgccaggctgctgctggagcggAGCGGGATTGTTCTGGGTCACACCGGCAGGGCCCAGCAGCGTTAAGCGGCATCGTGTTACTTCAGCTGCCTCGTAACGCATTGTGTT CAGTGGAAGGGACTAAGCACACGTGGGAAAAGTATTTATTGCTGTTGCTAAGTGAGATCGTTCCTGGCTGTCCCATGACAGACCAGAGCTGCAACTGGAGAAGCCCTGTGGCTGTGTGGAGAAGCACGTGTCACTGCAAGTGCATCTTCTGGAAATGCAGCTCTGGACTTTGCTCCAG
- the LOC135290727 gene encoding uncharacterized protein LOC135290727 isoform X15 — translation MAGPPQPPQPAGHRQAVPGNRWERLPPVPALARLTLSPVPESGGGGCLRGHAANGPDCPVPLSGRGPCQAAAGAERDCSGSHRQGPAALSGIVLLQLPRNALCCAFQTRAATGEALWLCGEARVTASASSGNAALDFAPDVFIEDS, via the exons ATGGCGGGTCCGCCGCAGCCCCCGCAGCCTGCTGGTCACCGTCAGGCCGTGCCTGGCAACCGCTGGGAGCGGCTGCCGCCGGTCCCGGCTCTTGCCAGGCTCACGCTGTCGCCCGTCCCCGAGTCCGGCGGTGGGGGCTGCCTGCGGGGTCACGCTGCTAACGGCCCTGACTGCCCGGTACCGCTGAGCGGCCGCGGTccgtgccaggctgctgctggagcggAGCGGGATTGTTCTGGGTCACACCGGCAGGGCCCAGCAGCGTTAAGCGGCATCGTGTTACTTCAGCTGCCTCGTAACGCATTGTGTTGTGCGTTCCAG ACCAGAGCTGCAACTGGAGAAGCCCTGTGGCTGTGTGGAGAAGCACGTGTCACTGCAAGTGCATCTTCTGGAAATGCAGCTCTGGACTTTGCTCCAG ATGTCTTTATTGAAGACAGCTGA
- the LOC135290727 gene encoding uncharacterized protein LOC135290727 isoform X17, with the protein MAGPPQPPQPAGHRQAVPGNRWERLPPVPALARLTLSPVPESGGGGCLRGHAANGPDCPVPLSGRGPCQAAAGAERDCSGSHRQGPAALSGIVLLQLPRNALCYQSCNWRSPVAVWRSTCHCKCIFWKCSSGLCSRY; encoded by the exons ATGGCGGGTCCGCCGCAGCCCCCGCAGCCTGCTGGTCACCGTCAGGCCGTGCCTGGCAACCGCTGGGAGCGGCTGCCGCCGGTCCCGGCTCTTGCCAGGCTCACGCTGTCGCCCGTCCCCGAGTCCGGCGGTGGGGGCTGCCTGCGGGGTCACGCTGCTAACGGCCCTGACTGCCCGGTACCGCTGAGCGGCCGCGGTccgtgccaggctgctgctggagcggAGCGGGATTGTTCTGGGTCACACCGGCAGGGCCCAGCAGCGTTAAGCGGCATCGTGTTACTTCAGCTGCCTCGTAACGCATTGTGTT ACCAGAGCTGCAACTGGAGAAGCCCTGTGGCTGTGTGGAGAAGCACGTGTCACTGCAAGTGCATCTTCTGGAAATGCAGCTCTGGACTTTGCTCCAG
- the LOC135290727 gene encoding uncharacterized protein LOC135290727 isoform X4, with the protein MAGPPQPPQPAGHRQAVPGNRWERLPPVPALARLTLSPVPESGGGGCLRGHAANGPDCPVPLSGRGPCQAAAGAERDCSGSHRQGPAALSGIVLLQLPRNALCSVEGTKHTWEKYLLLLLSEIVPGCPMTDQSCNWRSPVAVWRSTCHCKCIFWKCSSGLCSRPLYFIPKTLPLTRKLEKNTDLLKTRQW; encoded by the exons ATGGCGGGTCCGCCGCAGCCCCCGCAGCCTGCTGGTCACCGTCAGGCCGTGCCTGGCAACCGCTGGGAGCGGCTGCCGCCGGTCCCGGCTCTTGCCAGGCTCACGCTGTCGCCCGTCCCCGAGTCCGGCGGTGGGGGCTGCCTGCGGGGTCACGCTGCTAACGGCCCTGACTGCCCGGTACCGCTGAGCGGCCGCGGTccgtgccaggctgctgctggagcggAGCGGGATTGTTCTGGGTCACACCGGCAGGGCCCAGCAGCGTTAAGCGGCATCGTGTTACTTCAGCTGCCTCGTAACGCATTGTGTT CAGTGGAAGGGACTAAGCACACGTGGGAAAAGTATTTATTGCTGTTGCTAAGTGAGATCGTTCCTGGCTGTCCCATGACAGACCAGAGCTGCAACTGGAGAAGCCCTGTGGCTGTGTGGAGAAGCACGTGTCACTGCAAGTGCATCTTCTGGAAATGCAGCTCTGGACTTTGCTCCAG ACCTCTCTATTTCATTCCCAAAACACTACCACTTACCAGGAAGCTGGAAAAAAACACAGATCTGTTGAAAACTAGACAGTGGTAA
- the LOC135290727 gene encoding uncharacterized protein LOC135290727 isoform X12, protein MAGPPQPPQPAGHRQAVPGNRWERLPPVPALARLTLSPVPESGGGGCLRGHAANGPDCPVPLSGRGPCQAAAGAERDCSGSHRQGPAALSGIVLLQLPRNALCCPFICLPELQHTVHHLSKSAANPQKRKMYVEKQEWAERLSERKNSLPQKSLMKPTPS, encoded by the exons ATGGCGGGTCCGCCGCAGCCCCCGCAGCCTGCTGGTCACCGTCAGGCCGTGCCTGGCAACCGCTGGGAGCGGCTGCCGCCGGTCCCGGCTCTTGCCAGGCTCACGCTGTCGCCCGTCCCCGAGTCCGGCGGTGGGGGCTGCCTGCGGGGTCACGCTGCTAACGGCCCTGACTGCCCGGTACCGCTGAGCGGCCGCGGTccgtgccaggctgctgctggagcggAGCGGGATTGTTCTGGGTCACACCGGCAGGGCCCAGCAGCGTTAAGCGGCATCGTGTTACTTCAGCTGCCTCGTAACGCATTGTGTT GTCCCTTTATATGCTTGCCAGAACTACAACATACCGTGCATCATTTAAGTAAATCTGCAGCAAAtccacagaagagaaaaatgtatGTGGAGAAGCAGGAATGGGCTGAGAGGTTGAGTGAGAGGAAGAACAGTCTTCCTCAGAAGAGTCTCATGAAACCTACGCCAAGTTAA
- the LOC135290727 gene encoding uncharacterized protein LOC135290727 isoform X5 → MAGPPQPPQPAGHRQAVPGNRWERLPPVPALARLTLSPVPESGGGGCLRGHAANGPDCPVPLSGRGPCQAAAGAERDCSGSHRQGPAALSGIVLLQLPRNALCSVEGTKHTWEKYLLLLLSEIVPGCPMTDQSCNWRSPVAVWRSTCHCKCIFWKCSSGLCSRSLYMLARTTTYRASFK, encoded by the exons ATGGCGGGTCCGCCGCAGCCCCCGCAGCCTGCTGGTCACCGTCAGGCCGTGCCTGGCAACCGCTGGGAGCGGCTGCCGCCGGTCCCGGCTCTTGCCAGGCTCACGCTGTCGCCCGTCCCCGAGTCCGGCGGTGGGGGCTGCCTGCGGGGTCACGCTGCTAACGGCCCTGACTGCCCGGTACCGCTGAGCGGCCGCGGTccgtgccaggctgctgctggagcggAGCGGGATTGTTCTGGGTCACACCGGCAGGGCCCAGCAGCGTTAAGCGGCATCGTGTTACTTCAGCTGCCTCGTAACGCATTGTGTT CAGTGGAAGGGACTAAGCACACGTGGGAAAAGTATTTATTGCTGTTGCTAAGTGAGATCGTTCCTGGCTGTCCCATGACAGACCAGAGCTGCAACTGGAGAAGCCCTGTGGCTGTGTGGAGAAGCACGTGTCACTGCAAGTGCATCTTCTGGAAATGCAGCTCTGGACTTTGCTCCAG GTCCCTTTATATGCTTGCCAGAACTACAACATACCGTGCATCATTTAAGTAA
- the LOC135290727 gene encoding uncharacterized protein LOC135290727 isoform X10, protein MAGPPQPPQPAGHRQAVPGNRWERLPPVPALARLTLSPVPESGGGGCLRGHAANGPDCPVPLSGRGPCQAAAGAERDCSGSHRQGPAALSGIVLLQLPRNALCSVEGTKHTWEKYLLLLLSEIVPGCPMTDQSCNWRSPVAVWRSTCHCKCIFWKCSSGLCSR, encoded by the exons ATGGCGGGTCCGCCGCAGCCCCCGCAGCCTGCTGGTCACCGTCAGGCCGTGCCTGGCAACCGCTGGGAGCGGCTGCCGCCGGTCCCGGCTCTTGCCAGGCTCACGCTGTCGCCCGTCCCCGAGTCCGGCGGTGGGGGCTGCCTGCGGGGTCACGCTGCTAACGGCCCTGACTGCCCGGTACCGCTGAGCGGCCGCGGTccgtgccaggctgctgctggagcggAGCGGGATTGTTCTGGGTCACACCGGCAGGGCCCAGCAGCGTTAAGCGGCATCGTGTTACTTCAGCTGCCTCGTAACGCATTGTGTT CAGTGGAAGGGACTAAGCACACGTGGGAAAAGTATTTATTGCTGTTGCTAAGTGAGATCGTTCCTGGCTGTCCCATGACAGACCAGAGCTGCAACTGGAGAAGCCCTGTGGCTGTGTGGAGAAGCACGTGTCACTGCAAGTGCATCTTCTGGAAATGCAGCTCTGGACTTTGCTCCAG ATGA
- the LOC135290727 gene encoding uncharacterized protein LOC135290727 isoform X9, which produces MAGPPQPPQPAGHRQAVPGNRWERLPPVPALARLTLSPVPESGGGGCLRGHAANGPDCPVPLSGRGPCQAAAGAERDCSGSHRQGPAALSGIVLLQLPRNALCYQSCNWRSPVAVWRSTCHCKCIFWKCSSGLCSRPLYFIPKTLPLTRKLEKNTDLLKTRQW; this is translated from the exons ATGGCGGGTCCGCCGCAGCCCCCGCAGCCTGCTGGTCACCGTCAGGCCGTGCCTGGCAACCGCTGGGAGCGGCTGCCGCCGGTCCCGGCTCTTGCCAGGCTCACGCTGTCGCCCGTCCCCGAGTCCGGCGGTGGGGGCTGCCTGCGGGGTCACGCTGCTAACGGCCCTGACTGCCCGGTACCGCTGAGCGGCCGCGGTccgtgccaggctgctgctggagcggAGCGGGATTGTTCTGGGTCACACCGGCAGGGCCCAGCAGCGTTAAGCGGCATCGTGTTACTTCAGCTGCCTCGTAACGCATTGTGTT ACCAGAGCTGCAACTGGAGAAGCCCTGTGGCTGTGTGGAGAAGCACGTGTCACTGCAAGTGCATCTTCTGGAAATGCAGCTCTGGACTTTGCTCCAG ACCTCTCTATTTCATTCCCAAAACACTACCACTTACCAGGAAGCTGGAAAAAAACACAGATCTGTTGAAAACTAGACAGTGGTAA
- the LOC135290727 gene encoding uncharacterized protein LOC135290727 isoform X11 — translation MAGPPQPPQPAGHRQAVPGNRWERLPPVPALARLTLSPVPESGGGGCLRGHAANGPDCPVPLSGRGPCQAAAGAERDCSGSHRQGPAALSGIVLLQLPRNALCCAFQTRAATGEALWLCGEARVTASASSGNAALDFAPDLSISFPKHYHLPGSWKKTQIC, via the exons ATGGCGGGTCCGCCGCAGCCCCCGCAGCCTGCTGGTCACCGTCAGGCCGTGCCTGGCAACCGCTGGGAGCGGCTGCCGCCGGTCCCGGCTCTTGCCAGGCTCACGCTGTCGCCCGTCCCCGAGTCCGGCGGTGGGGGCTGCCTGCGGGGTCACGCTGCTAACGGCCCTGACTGCCCGGTACCGCTGAGCGGCCGCGGTccgtgccaggctgctgctggagcggAGCGGGATTGTTCTGGGTCACACCGGCAGGGCCCAGCAGCGTTAAGCGGCATCGTGTTACTTCAGCTGCCTCGTAACGCATTGTGTTGTGCGTTCCAG ACCAGAGCTGCAACTGGAGAAGCCCTGTGGCTGTGTGGAGAAGCACGTGTCACTGCAAGTGCATCTTCTGGAAATGCAGCTCTGGACTTTGCTCCAG ACCTCTCTATTTCATTCCCAAAACACTACCACTTACCAGGAAGCTGGAAAAAAACACAGATCTGTTGA
- the LOC135290727 gene encoding uncharacterized protein LOC135290727 isoform X3 gives MAGPPQPPQPAGHRQAVPGNRWERLPPVPALARLTLSPVPESGGGGCLRGHAANGPDCPVPLSGRGPCQAAAGAERDCSGSHRQGPAALSGIVLLQLPRNALCCAFQTRAATGEALWLCGEARVTASASSGNAALDFAPGPFICLPELQHTVHHLSKSAANPQKRKMYVEKQEWAERLSERKNSLPQKSLMKPTPS, from the exons ATGGCGGGTCCGCCGCAGCCCCCGCAGCCTGCTGGTCACCGTCAGGCCGTGCCTGGCAACCGCTGGGAGCGGCTGCCGCCGGTCCCGGCTCTTGCCAGGCTCACGCTGTCGCCCGTCCCCGAGTCCGGCGGTGGGGGCTGCCTGCGGGGTCACGCTGCTAACGGCCCTGACTGCCCGGTACCGCTGAGCGGCCGCGGTccgtgccaggctgctgctggagcggAGCGGGATTGTTCTGGGTCACACCGGCAGGGCCCAGCAGCGTTAAGCGGCATCGTGTTACTTCAGCTGCCTCGTAACGCATTGTGTTGTGCGTTCCAG ACCAGAGCTGCAACTGGAGAAGCCCTGTGGCTGTGTGGAGAAGCACGTGTCACTGCAAGTGCATCTTCTGGAAATGCAGCTCTGGACTTTGCTCCAG GTCCCTTTATATGCTTGCCAGAACTACAACATACCGTGCATCATTTAAGTAAATCTGCAGCAAAtccacagaagagaaaaatgtatGTGGAGAAGCAGGAATGGGCTGAGAGGTTGAGTGAGAGGAAGAACAGTCTTCCTCAGAAGAGTCTCATGAAACCTACGCCAAGTTAA
- the LOC135290727 gene encoding uncharacterized protein LOC135290727 isoform X16, giving the protein MAGPPQPPQPAGHRQAVPGNRWERLPPVPALARLTLSPVPESGGGGCLRGHAANGPDCPVPLSGRGPCQAAAGAERDCSGSHRQGPAALSGIVLLQLPRNALCCAFQTRAATGEALWLCGEARVTASASSGNAALDFAPGIERLK; this is encoded by the exons ATGGCGGGTCCGCCGCAGCCCCCGCAGCCTGCTGGTCACCGTCAGGCCGTGCCTGGCAACCGCTGGGAGCGGCTGCCGCCGGTCCCGGCTCTTGCCAGGCTCACGCTGTCGCCCGTCCCCGAGTCCGGCGGTGGGGGCTGCCTGCGGGGTCACGCTGCTAACGGCCCTGACTGCCCGGTACCGCTGAGCGGCCGCGGTccgtgccaggctgctgctggagcggAGCGGGATTGTTCTGGGTCACACCGGCAGGGCCCAGCAGCGTTAAGCGGCATCGTGTTACTTCAGCTGCCTCGTAACGCATTGTGTTGTGCGTTCCAG ACCAGAGCTGCAACTGGAGAAGCCCTGTGGCTGTGTGGAGAAGCACGTGTCACTGCAAGTGCATCTTCTGGAAATGCAGCTCTGGACTTTGCTCCAG
- the LOC135290727 gene encoding uncharacterized protein LOC135290727 isoform X7, with protein sequence MAGPPQPPQPAGHRQAVPGNRWERLPPVPALARLTLSPVPESGGGGCLRGHAANGPDCPVPLSGRGPCQAAAGAERDCSGSHRQGPAALSGIVLLQLPRNALCSVEGTKHTWEKYLLLLLSEIVPGCPMTDQSCNWRSPVAVWRSTCHCKCIFWKCSSGLCSRCLY encoded by the exons ATGGCGGGTCCGCCGCAGCCCCCGCAGCCTGCTGGTCACCGTCAGGCCGTGCCTGGCAACCGCTGGGAGCGGCTGCCGCCGGTCCCGGCTCTTGCCAGGCTCACGCTGTCGCCCGTCCCCGAGTCCGGCGGTGGGGGCTGCCTGCGGGGTCACGCTGCTAACGGCCCTGACTGCCCGGTACCGCTGAGCGGCCGCGGTccgtgccaggctgctgctggagcggAGCGGGATTGTTCTGGGTCACACCGGCAGGGCCCAGCAGCGTTAAGCGGCATCGTGTTACTTCAGCTGCCTCGTAACGCATTGTGTT CAGTGGAAGGGACTAAGCACACGTGGGAAAAGTATTTATTGCTGTTGCTAAGTGAGATCGTTCCTGGCTGTCCCATGACAGACCAGAGCTGCAACTGGAGAAGCCCTGTGGCTGTGTGGAGAAGCACGTGTCACTGCAAGTGCATCTTCTGGAAATGCAGCTCTGGACTTTGCTCCAG ATGTCTTTATTGA
- the LOC135290727 gene encoding uncharacterized protein LOC135290727 isoform X2 has translation MAGPPQPPQPAGHRQAVPGNRWERLPPVPALARLTLSPVPESGGGGCLRGHAANGPDCPVPLSGRGPCQAAAGAERDCSGSHRQGPAALSGIVLLQLPRNALCCAFQTRAATGEALWLCGEARVTASASSGNAALDFAPDDNSFPNQMEAQREKHQVENQGKSPPTRFPSSSRPLRSLMGFVELDHSCGKMPVANHKVW, from the exons ATGGCGGGTCCGCCGCAGCCCCCGCAGCCTGCTGGTCACCGTCAGGCCGTGCCTGGCAACCGCTGGGAGCGGCTGCCGCCGGTCCCGGCTCTTGCCAGGCTCACGCTGTCGCCCGTCCCCGAGTCCGGCGGTGGGGGCTGCCTGCGGGGTCACGCTGCTAACGGCCCTGACTGCCCGGTACCGCTGAGCGGCCGCGGTccgtgccaggctgctgctggagcggAGCGGGATTGTTCTGGGTCACACCGGCAGGGCCCAGCAGCGTTAAGCGGCATCGTGTTACTTCAGCTGCCTCGTAACGCATTGTGTTGTGCGTTCCAG ACCAGAGCTGCAACTGGAGAAGCCCTGTGGCTGTGTGGAGAAGCACGTGTCACTGCAAGTGCATCTTCTGGAAATGCAGCTCTGGACTTTGCTCCAG ATGACAACAGTTTTCCCAACCAAATGGAAGCCCAGAGGGAGAAGCACCAGGTGGAAAACCAAGGAAAATCACCACCAACTAGGTTTCCGAGTAGCAGTAGACCTCTGAGGAGCCTCATGGGATTTGTAGAGCTAGATCACAGCTGTGGAAAAATGCCAGTTGCAAACCACAAAGTTTGGTGA
- the LOC135290727 gene encoding uncharacterized protein LOC135290727 isoform X14, giving the protein MAGPPQPPQPAGHRQAVPGNRWERLPPVPALARLTLSPVPESGGGGCLRGHAANGPDCPVPLSGRGPCQAAAGAERDCSGSHRQGPAALSGIVLLQLPRNALCCAFQTRAATGEALWLCGEARVTASASSGNAALDFAPVREEKDGRM; this is encoded by the exons ATGGCGGGTCCGCCGCAGCCCCCGCAGCCTGCTGGTCACCGTCAGGCCGTGCCTGGCAACCGCTGGGAGCGGCTGCCGCCGGTCCCGGCTCTTGCCAGGCTCACGCTGTCGCCCGTCCCCGAGTCCGGCGGTGGGGGCTGCCTGCGGGGTCACGCTGCTAACGGCCCTGACTGCCCGGTACCGCTGAGCGGCCGCGGTccgtgccaggctgctgctggagcggAGCGGGATTGTTCTGGGTCACACCGGCAGGGCCCAGCAGCGTTAAGCGGCATCGTGTTACTTCAGCTGCCTCGTAACGCATTGTGTTGTGCGTTCCAG ACCAGAGCTGCAACTGGAGAAGCCCTGTGGCTGTGTGGAGAAGCACGTGTCACTGCAAGTGCATCTTCTGGAAATGCAGCTCTGGACTTTGCTCCAG